DNA from Terriglobus tenax:
CATGCATCTTTGTCCGCCTGGCCGGCTGCAACCTGCGCTGCGCCTGGTGCGACTCCGAATACACCTTCACCGGCGGCAAACCCTTCACACTGGACGAGATCGAAGCCCAGGTGGAAGCCCTGAACTGCAGGCTGGTGGAGTTCACCGGGGGCGAACCCATGCTGCAGGCCAAAGAGCTGCTGCCCCTGATGGATCGCCTGCTCGCCCGGGGCTACACCCTGATGATAGAGACCAGCGGCGAGCGCCCGCTGGCGGATGTGCCGAAGGCCGTCCACAAGATTGTCGATGTAAAGTGCCCCGGCGCGGGCTCCGCCGCCAACAGCTTCAACATGGCGAACCTGGACGCGCTGACGAAGGCCGACGAGGTGAAGTTCGTCCTCAGCGATCGCGCCGACTATGAATTCGCACGCGCGTTTATCCAGAAACACGACCTCTTCACAAAGTGCGGCCATATCCTGCTGTCGCCCGCTTTCCAGAAGACGCCGTCGCCTGTCCGCACCGCGGACAACGCTACGCTCGATCCGCGCGTGCTGGTGGAGTGGATGATGGAAGACAACCTTCCCGCGCGTCTCTCGCTTCAGATCCACAAGTTCATCTGGGAGCCGCAGAAGAAGGGCGTTTAGCTTGTGTGTCATTCCGCAACCGAAGGCGGAGGAATCTGCCTCTTGCGTAGCTTGCATCTAACCGGAGTAGCAGTCCAGGAAGGGAAGTAGCCGAACATGAGCACGACCAGCACGAACCCTGACGATCTCGTCACCGTAGCCCGTTTTTCCAATCCCGCCGAAGCCGACCTTGCCCAGGGCATCCTGGAGTCCGCCGGTATTGAGTTCTTCCTCTCTGGCGAAGAGGCCAGTCACCTGATTCCGGCCAGCTTCGGCTCGCGCCTGCAGGTGCGCCGTGCCGATGAGGAGGCTGCGAAAGAGCTGTTGAACAATCCGCCGGCTCCGGCAGAAGGAGCCACCCTCGCAGACGATGGCAACGACCTCTAACCGGCCGCGCGCCGTGGTTTCGCTCTCCGGCGGTATGGACTCCGTCGTTTGCGCCACGCTGGCAGCACGCGACTTTGACGCCTACGCCGTCCACTTTTCCTACGGCCAGCGGACGGAGGCGCGTGAGCTTGCCTCCGCCCGCCAGGCTGCGGAGATACTTGGTTTCAAAGACTTTCTGCACCTGAAGATCGACCTCTTCCGCAGGATCGGTGGCTCGGCGCTGACGGACGAGTCCATCGCCGTGCCGGATGCACCCGCCGAGGAAGCCGAAATTGGCCAGCAGGTCCCGGTAACCTACGTTCCCTTCCGCAACGCGCATTTTCTTTCCGCGGCGGTCAGTTGGGCAGAGGTTCTGGACGCGAAGACCGTGTTCATCGGAGCCGTGGAGCAGGACTCCTCCGGTTACCCGGACTGCCGCCCGGCATACTACGAGGCCTTCAACCGGTTGATCCAGGCCGGGACCAAAGAGGGCGATATTCGCATCGAGACCCCCCTGATTCACCTGAAAAAGTCGCAGATCGTGCGGCTCGGAGTTGAATTGGGTGCTCCGTTCCATGTAAGTTGGTCATGCTATTCCGGGCAGGACGCCGCCTGTGGAACCTGTGAAAGTTGCGTCCTCCGGCTGCGGGCGTTCCGCGAGGCGGGAGCAGCCGATCCGATACCTTACGCGACGCGCTGAAGCAGGGCCTGCCGCAGACAACCAACGCCAGATTTCCGTGTTTCAAATCACCAGCAGTCACGGCGCCTGTTTCCCAAGCGCGCCGCAGGAGAAGAAGAAAATCACCATGATCAACTTCCGTAACTCGATGGGCACGGCGTTCGTCGCGCTCGCGCTCTCCGCTCCGGTCGCCATTGTGGCGCAGCAGGCCCCGGCCACCATCCATGGCCACGTTCAGAACCCCGCCGGACAGGCGCTGACCGCCGGTTCCGTCAAGCTGACGCAGGATCGCAGCTCTGAAGAGAAGAATCGCAAGTATGCCTACACCTTCCAGGTGGACGGCGTCGGCAACTACAAGGGCGAGGGCATTACCCCCGGCACCTACGTCGCCATCTACTTCTCTGCTGACGGCAAGAGCGTCGATTTCATTGATAACGTCGTCTTCACCTCCGGACAGGACAAGCTTGTCGACATCGACATGACCCGTAAGGAGTTCACCGACAAGATGACTCCTGAGGAGAAGAAGGCCCTCGAAGAGTTCAAGAAGAACAACGCTGCCGCAACCGCGGCGAACGCCAAGGTGGCCAACCTGAACCAGGCCCTGGGCGCAGCCCGCGCTTCCATGGCGAGCAAGAACTACGACGAAGCTGTCAACACCATGAAGTCCGCTGTCGACTCCAAGCCCGACGAGCCGATCCTCTGGTACGAGTACGGCAACGCTCTCCTGGGCCAGGCTGACACCGCCGCCGCCGCTGACAAGAAGGCCGGTAAGGTTGCCGCCAGCGATCCTGACGTGCAGGCCAAGTACCAGGCTGCCGTGGACGCCTACGGCAAGGTGAAGGAGCTGAACTCCGCCGCCAAGAAGCCGAACCCCGAAATTCTGGGTGAAGCTCTCGGCAACCAGGGCACGGCTTACGCCAAGTCCGGCAAGGTCGCGGAAGCCAACGCCTCCTACGACGAGGCCGCGAAGGCCAACCCCGCCAAGAGCAAGACCTACTACTTCAACGCCGCTGCCACCTTCTACAACGGCCAGATGCTGGACGCCGCCGCCGCTGCCGCGGACAAGGCGATTGCTGCTGACCCGAACGTCGCCATGGCCTACTACATCAAGGCCCAGGCGTTGATCCCGAAGGCGACCGTCGACCCCAAGACCCAGAAGATCGTGGCTCCTCCGGGAACGGTTGAGGCTTACCAGCAGTACCTGGAACTGGATCCCACGGGCGCGCACGCCGAAGAGGTCAAGGGCATCCTGACCGGCATCGGTGCCGAGATCAAGTCCAGCTACAAGGCCGGCAAGAAGAAGTAAGCTGGTTTCAT
Protein-coding regions in this window:
- a CDS encoding 7-carboxy-7-deazaguanine synthase QueE: MYLIELYKSVQGESSFAGEPCIFVRLAGCNLRCAWCDSEYTFTGGKPFTLDEIEAQVEALNCRLVEFTGGEPMLQAKELLPLMDRLLARGYTLMIETSGERPLADVPKAVHKIVDVKCPGAGSAANSFNMANLDALTKADEVKFVLSDRADYEFARAFIQKHDLFTKCGHILLSPAFQKTPSPVRTADNATLDPRVLVEWMMEDNLPARLSLQIHKFIWEPQKKGV
- a CDS encoding putative signal transducing protein; its protein translation is MSTTSTNPDDLVTVARFSNPAEADLAQGILESAGIEFFLSGEEASHLIPASFGSRLQVRRADEEAAKELLNNPPAPAEGATLADDGNDL
- the queC gene encoding 7-cyano-7-deazaguanine synthase QueC, whose protein sequence is MATTSNRPRAVVSLSGGMDSVVCATLAARDFDAYAVHFSYGQRTEARELASARQAAEILGFKDFLHLKIDLFRRIGGSALTDESIAVPDAPAEEAEIGQQVPVTYVPFRNAHFLSAAVSWAEVLDAKTVFIGAVEQDSSGYPDCRPAYYEAFNRLIQAGTKEGDIRIETPLIHLKKSQIVRLGVELGAPFHVSWSCYSGQDAACGTCESCVLRLRAFREAGAADPIPYATR
- a CDS encoding carboxypeptidase-like regulatory domain-containing protein codes for the protein MINFRNSMGTAFVALALSAPVAIVAQQAPATIHGHVQNPAGQALTAGSVKLTQDRSSEEKNRKYAYTFQVDGVGNYKGEGITPGTYVAIYFSADGKSVDFIDNVVFTSGQDKLVDIDMTRKEFTDKMTPEEKKALEEFKKNNAAATAANAKVANLNQALGAARASMASKNYDEAVNTMKSAVDSKPDEPILWYEYGNALLGQADTAAAADKKAGKVAASDPDVQAKYQAAVDAYGKVKELNSAAKKPNPEILGEALGNQGTAYAKSGKVAEANASYDEAAKANPAKSKTYYFNAAATFYNGQMLDAAAAAADKAIAADPNVAMAYYIKAQALIPKATVDPKTQKIVAPPGTVEAYQQYLELDPTGAHAEEVKGILTGIGAEIKSSYKAGKKK